One window of the Devosia sp. 2618 genome contains the following:
- a CDS encoding RidA family protein: MSDARWTISSGSKFEKMAGYSRAVVDGEWVFVSGTAGYNFEDGSISDDAAEQTRQSLKTIAHALEQAGASLADIVRVRVYIADRKDVMTVSTVLGETFSDPRPTNTTIICGFAMEEMKMELEVTALKRK; encoded by the coding sequence ATGTCGGACGCGCGCTGGACCATTTCTTCGGGATCGAAGTTCGAGAAGATGGCGGGCTACTCCCGCGCCGTGGTCGACGGTGAATGGGTCTTCGTGTCGGGAACGGCCGGGTACAACTTCGAGGATGGCTCGATTTCCGACGACGCCGCCGAGCAGACCCGCCAGTCGCTCAAGACCATCGCACACGCCCTTGAGCAGGCCGGCGCCAGCCTCGCCGACATCGTCCGCGTCCGCGTCTACATCGCCGACCGCAAGGACGTCATGACGGTCTCCACCGTCCTCGGCGAAACCTTCTCCGACCCACGCCCCACCAACACCACCATCATCTGCGGCTTCGCCATGGAAGAGATGAAGATGGAACTCGAAGTGACGGCGCTTAAGCGCAAATAG
- a CDS encoding ABC transporter ATP-binding protein, producing the protein MQNNTPATGAAKAQARGALHIKDAVKSFGANRAVDGVSFVAEAGKITGLIGPNGAGKTTLFNAIAGEGPINSGSITLDGTRIDGLKPHRVFSAGLARTFQIPRPFGKMSVLENVMLVPEKQAGEKFWNTWIRPGLVARQEKANLEKARAIIEFCGLTPVERQLAGAISGGQQKLVELARALMADPKIILLDEPGAGVNPALLDTIVDRIVALNKQGITFLIIEHNMDLVMSLCDSIVVMATGQVIAEGDAETIISDTRVVDAYLGGAHA; encoded by the coding sequence ATGCAGAATAACACGCCAGCAACAGGCGCTGCGAAAGCCCAGGCAAGGGGCGCGCTGCACATCAAGGATGCAGTGAAAAGTTTTGGAGCGAACCGGGCTGTCGACGGCGTCAGCTTTGTCGCCGAGGCAGGCAAGATTACCGGGCTGATCGGCCCCAATGGCGCGGGCAAGACCACGCTGTTCAACGCGATTGCGGGTGAAGGCCCGATCAATAGCGGTTCGATCACGCTGGATGGCACACGCATCGACGGGCTCAAGCCCCACCGCGTGTTCTCCGCAGGCCTGGCCCGCACGTTCCAGATCCCTCGCCCCTTTGGGAAAATGAGCGTTCTGGAAAACGTCATGCTGGTGCCCGAAAAGCAGGCTGGCGAAAAGTTCTGGAACACCTGGATCCGCCCCGGCCTCGTTGCCCGGCAGGAAAAGGCAAACCTCGAAAAGGCTCGCGCCATCATCGAGTTCTGCGGTTTGACTCCGGTGGAACGGCAACTGGCTGGCGCTATTTCCGGCGGTCAGCAGAAGTTGGTGGAACTGGCCCGCGCGCTGATGGCCGATCCCAAGATCATCCTGCTCGATGAGCCCGGCGCCGGCGTGAACCCTGCCCTGCTCGACACCATCGTCGACCGGATCGTTGCGCTGAATAAGCAGGGCATCACCTTCCTGATCATCGAGCACAACATGGATCTGGTGATGTCGCTTTGCGACAGCATCGTGGTCATGGCCACAGGCCAGGTCATCGCCGAGGGCGATGCCGAAACCATCATTTCCGACACGCGCGTCGTCGACGCCTATCTGGGAGGAGCTCACGCATGA
- a CDS encoding ABC transporter ATP-binding protein yields the protein MSGHLFQASNVVAGYRPDLPIIHGVSMHVDKAEMVTIIGPNGAGKSTMIKAIAGVLPISSGSVTLAGKDITSLPTHGMAAASIAYVPQTDNVFTTLTINENLLLGASSLPKAKALEQVAKAYDKFPALKDYRDKKAKVLSGGQRQMLAVARALLTDPHLIMLDEPSAGLSPLMVSEVFARLRELVESGVSVLMVEQNAKAAMAVSHRTYVLAEGRNRVEGASAALAVDPEVIAIYLGAGGRKR from the coding sequence ATGAGCGGCCATCTGTTTCAGGCCAGCAATGTGGTTGCCGGATATCGTCCTGACCTGCCGATCATCCATGGGGTGAGCATGCATGTCGACAAGGCCGAGATGGTCACCATCATAGGGCCAAACGGCGCCGGCAAGTCGACCATGATCAAGGCAATTGCCGGTGTGCTGCCGATTTCGTCGGGCAGCGTGACGCTGGCGGGCAAGGATATTACCAGCCTGCCGACACACGGCATGGCGGCAGCGTCGATTGCCTATGTGCCACAGACCGACAACGTTTTTACGACGCTGACGATCAACGAGAACCTGCTGCTGGGCGCATCGTCGCTGCCCAAGGCCAAGGCACTCGAACAGGTCGCCAAGGCCTATGACAAGTTCCCCGCGCTCAAGGACTATCGCGACAAGAAGGCCAAGGTGCTGTCGGGTGGCCAGCGCCAGATGCTCGCCGTAGCGCGTGCGCTGCTTACCGATCCACACCTCATCATGCTCGACGAGCCAAGCGCAGGTCTGTCGCCGCTGATGGTCTCGGAAGTGTTCGCGCGGTTGCGTGAGCTGGTCGAGAGCGGCGTGTCGGTGCTGATGGTCGAGCAGAATGCCAAGGCGGCCATGGCCGTCTCGCACCGAACCTATGTGCTGGCCGAAGGCCGCAACCGTGTCGAAGGCGCATCCGCCGCCTTGGCCGTAGATCCCGAAGTCATTGCAATCTATCTCGGCGCTGGGGGGCGCAAACGCTGA
- a CDS encoding branched-chain amino acid ABC transporter permease, translated as MLQALADGILTGSIIALGAIGLTLTMGILRFANFAHAEMITWGAYMALGAMALMGPFMAPLGSLSFGIPLIIAMVIAAGLTSLLALMIDYLVFRPLHGRPNDMTIVFSSFGVSLLVRMVVLLIFGGSAQYYSNTLQIAVPVAPGLRILPDQLFVLGVTIVAVISLHFFLQRTRLGLAMRALAENPTLARVNGIDTRVVIRWTWVIGASLASVAGVLYGLTVQLRPEIGFHLLLPLFAAVIIGGVGNVFGAVVGGLIVGLAESLSVFIIPPSYKLAVPFIILLIVLYVRPTGIFGSAHNAGAK; from the coding sequence ATGTTACAGGCGCTCGCAGACGGCATCCTGACTGGCTCGATCATTGCGCTGGGCGCAATCGGGCTCACCCTGACCATGGGCATTCTTCGCTTCGCGAACTTCGCCCATGCCGAAATGATTACCTGGGGCGCCTACATGGCGCTAGGCGCGATGGCGCTGATGGGACCATTCATGGCCCCGCTCGGTTCATTGTCCTTCGGCATTCCCCTCATCATCGCAATGGTCATCGCCGCTGGCCTGACCTCGCTGCTGGCGTTGATGATCGACTATCTGGTGTTCCGCCCGCTGCATGGTCGGCCCAATGACATGACCATCGTGTTCAGCTCGTTCGGCGTTTCGCTGCTGGTGCGCATGGTTGTGCTGCTGATTTTCGGCGGTAGCGCTCAGTATTATTCCAATACGCTGCAGATCGCGGTTCCGGTTGCACCGGGCCTGCGCATCCTGCCCGACCAATTGTTCGTGCTCGGCGTCACCATTGTGGCGGTGATCAGCCTGCACTTCTTCCTGCAGCGCACCCGGCTTGGCCTTGCCATGCGGGCCCTTGCAGAGAACCCAACACTGGCGCGCGTCAACGGCATCGACACCCGTGTCGTGATCCGCTGGACCTGGGTCATCGGTGCGTCGCTGGCATCGGTCGCAGGCGTGCTTTACGGCCTGACCGTCCAGCTGCGTCCCGAAATCGGCTTCCACCTGCTGCTGCCGCTGTTTGCGGCCGTGATCATCGGTGGCGTGGGCAATGTGTTCGGCGCCGTGGTCGGCGGTTTGATCGTGGGGCTGGCAGAGTCGTTGTCGGTCTTCATCATTCCGCCCAGCTACAAGCTGGCCGTTCCCTTCATCATCCTTCTCATCGTCCTCTATGTGCGCCCGACAGGCATCTTCGGCAGCGCCCACAATGCGGGTGCCAAATGA
- a CDS encoding branched-chain amino acid ABC transporter permease — protein MTGFAAYLVFFLIIALTYSIVVMGLNLQWGFTGLFNAGVVGFFAVGAYGTAVLIGPERAGAIGGFGLPFPIGVLGGAALAALAALIVGLATLRLREEYLAIATFGIAISIQLVALNFEALTGGAMGLISLPRPMLDVFNSPAQYNLFYLGVIAILALVVYLALERAVTSPWGRVLKAVREDETAARSLGKNPVLIRLQSFVLGCTLIGLAGGLYVGFIGYVSPLDFLPILTFQIWAMLIVGGSGNNRGAIAGAIGVWGLWTMSGLLISRVLPVQFQSQGGAIQVILIGLLIVLTLLFRPRGLIGERETVSKHAGSR, from the coding sequence ATGACCGGTTTTGCTGCTTATCTGGTTTTCTTCCTCATCATCGCGCTGACCTATTCGATCGTCGTGATGGGCCTGAATCTGCAATGGGGCTTCACCGGCCTGTTCAATGCCGGTGTGGTGGGTTTCTTCGCCGTTGGCGCTTATGGCACCGCCGTTCTGATCGGCCCGGAACGGGCTGGCGCGATTGGCGGGTTCGGCCTGCCCTTCCCGATCGGGGTGCTGGGAGGTGCGGCGCTCGCCGCACTGGCGGCATTGATCGTCGGCTTGGCAACGCTGCGGTTACGCGAGGAATATCTGGCGATCGCCACGTTCGGCATCGCCATCAGCATCCAGTTGGTCGCCCTCAACTTTGAAGCGCTGACCGGTGGCGCCATGGGCCTTATCAGCCTGCCGCGCCCGATGCTCGACGTGTTCAACTCGCCAGCGCAGTACAACCTGTTCTATCTGGGCGTCATCGCTATCCTGGCACTGGTTGTCTATCTGGCGCTGGAACGGGCCGTCACCTCACCATGGGGCCGCGTGCTCAAGGCCGTTCGTGAAGACGAAACCGCTGCCCGCTCGCTCGGCAAGAACCCAGTACTGATCCGCCTGCAGTCCTTTGTGCTGGGTTGCACTCTGATCGGTCTGGCTGGTGGTCTCTATGTGGGCTTTATCGGTTATGTCAGCCCGCTCGACTTCCTGCCGATCCTGACCTTCCAGATCTGGGCCATGCTGATCGTTGGCGGCTCGGGCAATAACCGTGGTGCCATCGCTGGAGCCATCGGCGTCTGGGGTCTGTGGACCATGAGTGGCCTGCTAATCAGCCGCGTGCTGCCCGTGCAGTTCCAGTCGCAGGGCGGCGCCATTCAGGTGATCCTGATTGGTCTGCTGATCGTGCTGACCCTGCTGTTCCGGCCACGCGGCCTGATCGGCGAGCGCGAGACGGTCTCCAAACATGCCGGTTCGCGCTGA
- a CDS encoding ABC transporter substrate-binding protein, giving the protein MNFKLIVLGGAMVAGLQVGTATTASAQDCQVSIGAVLSITGSMAAIGSAIGDAGQLAVDQFNEAGGVNGCQIRYVLRDDQGSPNVGVDAAKTLVEIEQVPVVLGAIQSGVSLPVLTSVTVPAKVTQISCCSSAPSFTELAASGGTDGYWFRTLPTDRPQAVVMANIAREKGYKKIAVIYVNSDYGVSLSRQFKAATEALGGTVASMTAYNQEQASYRAEVNSALQGEPDALFLIAFPADGATAAREWISFGGTQNMLLSNALRADEFVDAVGAQYLTNAVGIDNAQVEGPSVDAFNTAWTAKFGSAPNGPGLHTMYDAATVALLAMENGGEANGTVVRDNIRLVTGGDGEVINPGVEGFKRAKELIAEGKSVRYVGATGPITFDANGDVTGPYLIWGVKDDALTTLDSWDNARVSAAIAEIDG; this is encoded by the coding sequence ATGAATTTCAAGCTCATTGTGCTAGGGGGCGCTATGGTCGCCGGCCTTCAGGTTGGGACGGCCACGACTGCCAGCGCCCAGGACTGTCAGGTCTCGATCGGCGCGGTTTTGTCCATTACCGGCTCGATGGCCGCTATCGGTTCGGCGATTGGGGACGCCGGGCAGTTGGCAGTCGATCAGTTTAACGAAGCGGGTGGCGTCAATGGCTGCCAGATCCGCTACGTGCTGCGTGACGATCAGGGCTCGCCAAACGTTGGGGTAGACGCGGCCAAGACGCTCGTTGAAATCGAGCAGGTGCCTGTGGTGCTCGGCGCCATCCAGTCGGGTGTATCGCTGCCTGTGCTGACTTCGGTCACCGTACCGGCCAAGGTCACCCAGATTTCGTGCTGCTCGAGCGCACCATCGTTCACCGAGTTGGCCGCAAGCGGCGGCACCGATGGCTACTGGTTCCGCACCCTGCCGACCGACCGTCCGCAGGCCGTGGTCATGGCCAACATCGCCCGCGAAAAGGGCTACAAGAAAATCGCCGTCATCTATGTGAACTCGGACTATGGCGTGAGCCTGTCGCGCCAGTTCAAGGCTGCGACCGAAGCCCTCGGTGGCACTGTCGCCAGCATGACCGCCTACAATCAGGAGCAGGCCTCCTACCGCGCTGAAGTTAACTCAGCGCTGCAGGGCGAACCCGACGCGCTGTTCCTGATCGCCTTCCCTGCCGATGGCGCAACTGCCGCTCGCGAGTGGATCTCCTTTGGCGGCACGCAGAACATGCTGCTGAGCAACGCCCTGCGCGCCGACGAATTCGTTGACGCTGTTGGCGCCCAGTACCTGACCAACGCTGTCGGCATCGACAATGCGCAAGTTGAAGGCCCATCGGTTGACGCTTTCAACACCGCATGGACGGCAAAGTTCGGCAGCGCGCCAAACGGCCCTGGCCTGCACACCATGTATGACGCGGCCACCGTGGCCCTGCTCGCCATGGAAAACGGCGGCGAAGCCAATGGCACCGTGGTGCGTGACAATATCCGTCTCGTCACCGGTGGCGACGGCGAAGTGATCAATCCAGGCGTCGAAGGCTTCAAGCGCGCCAAGGAACTGATCGCCGAAGGCAAGTCCGTTCGCTATGTCGGCGCAACCGGCCCGATAACCTTCGACGCCAATGGCGACGTCACCGGCCCCTACCTGATCTGGGGCGTAAAGGACGACGCGCTCACCACCCTCGATAGCTGGGACAATGCGCGCGTCTCTGCTGCGATTGCGGAAATCGACGGCTAA
- a CDS encoding alpha/beta hydrolase, with the protein MSMSTDRVWLDEQFSLDRITDIEQVFARRAEAARQGREGFDYVSGIPYGPHAGHRLNIFPAQNTDSPGPVQIFIHGGFWRSLDADLFSFLAPGFVPFGGTLVVIDYPLMPTARMADVVGAAKLAVQWVESNIARYGGDPDRIFISGNSAGGHLVAELLDGAGTTIKGGAALSGIFDLEPVSRSFQNDSLSLTTDEVARFSPANRTLAITAPLIVTVGGDETEVFQQQTTDFARQCGVEPMIVAGQDHITIVLDGLADPAADLNKAVRRQMGLLAD; encoded by the coding sequence ATGAGCATGAGCACCGACCGGGTCTGGCTGGACGAACAGTTCTCGCTGGACCGCATCACCGACATTGAGCAGGTGTTTGCCCGCCGCGCCGAGGCCGCGCGACAGGGCCGCGAAGGCTTTGATTATGTGAGCGGTATTCCGTATGGGCCGCATGCCGGCCACCGACTCAATATCTTCCCGGCGCAAAACACCGACAGTCCCGGCCCTGTGCAGATCTTTATCCATGGTGGCTTCTGGCGCTCGCTTGATGCTGATCTGTTCAGCTTTCTGGCGCCCGGCTTTGTGCCATTTGGCGGCACGCTGGTGGTGATCGACTATCCTCTGATGCCGACCGCGCGCATGGCTGACGTCGTCGGCGCAGCCAAGCTGGCGGTGCAGTGGGTCGAGTCCAACATCGCGCGCTACGGCGGCGATCCGGATCGAATCTTTATCTCCGGCAATTCCGCCGGCGGCCATCTGGTAGCCGAATTGCTCGATGGCGCTGGCACGACCATCAAGGGCGGCGCGGCGCTGAGCGGTATCTTTGATCTTGAGCCGGTTAGCCGTTCTTTCCAGAACGACAGCCTGTCGCTGACGACCGACGAGGTCGCGCGCTTCAGCCCGGCCAATCGTACGCTCGCCATCACCGCGCCGCTGATCGTTACGGTTGGCGGCGATGAGACCGAGGTTTTCCAGCAGCAGACGACCGACTTCGCGCGCCAGTGCGGCGTCGAGCCAATGATCGTTGCGGGCCAGGATCATATTACGATTGTCCTTGATGGGCTGGCAGATCCGGCGGCGGACCTCAATAAAGCTGTCCGCCGCCAAATGGGCTTGCTGGCTGATTAG
- a CDS encoding pyridoxal phosphate-dependent aminotransferase — protein MSRFARRITQTSEKSYGMFQKAAAKAATGADLIHLELGRPCHDTPDHIKQATIKALLDGKVHYSDLQGELTLRNALQKKLAEYNNIDVTAGEILVTNGLTQASYAAFMALLDEGDEAILLEPFYPQHVNKIEMTGAKVVLAPLDAAAGFRINADLIEAKITKRTRMIVLVNPCNPTGRVYSREELQALADLAIKHDLIIVSDEVYEQILFEGAEHISIASLPGMKERTITMFAFTKAYAMDGWRLGYLSADASLMPGLMKITMNEVTHVNTFIQDGALAAVTGPASVLQDMVDDDQKKRNLVVQRLNQMPGVTCAMPEGTIYAFPDISATGMTSQQAADALLEKANVVVESGGFYGALGDKHVRVCFGSQSYERIEEAMDRMAGFFNSL, from the coding sequence ATGTCACGCTTCGCCAGACGCATCACCCAGACTTCGGAAAAGAGCTACGGCATGTTCCAGAAGGCTGCTGCCAAGGCGGCCACCGGTGCCGACCTGATCCACCTTGAATTGGGGCGTCCGTGCCATGACACGCCGGATCACATCAAGCAGGCGACCATCAAGGCGCTGCTCGATGGCAAGGTGCATTACAGCGACCTGCAGGGCGAATTGACGCTGCGCAATGCGCTGCAGAAGAAGCTGGCCGAGTACAACAATATCGACGTCACTGCTGGCGAGATCCTCGTCACCAATGGCCTGACCCAGGCATCCTATGCCGCCTTCATGGCGCTGCTGGATGAGGGCGACGAGGCCATCCTGCTTGAGCCGTTCTACCCACAGCACGTCAACAAGATCGAGATGACCGGTGCAAAGGTTGTGCTGGCGCCGCTCGACGCTGCAGCTGGTTTCCGCATCAATGCAGATCTGATCGAAGCCAAGATCACCAAGCGCACGCGCATGATCGTGCTGGTCAATCCATGCAACCCAACCGGCCGCGTCTACTCCCGCGAGGAATTGCAGGCCTTGGCGGATCTCGCCATCAAGCACGACCTGATCATTGTGTCGGACGAAGTCTACGAGCAGATCCTGTTCGAAGGCGCCGAGCACATCAGCATTGCCTCCCTGCCCGGCATGAAAGAGCGCACCATCACCATGTTCGCCTTCACCAAGGCTTACGCCATGGACGGCTGGCGCCTGGGTTATCTCTCAGCTGACGCATCGCTGATGCCCGGCCTGATGAAAATCACCATGAACGAAGTGACCCACGTCAACACGTTCATTCAGGACGGCGCACTGGCCGCCGTCACCGGCCCGGCTTCGGTGCTGCAGGATATGGTCGATGACGACCAGAAGAAGCGCAACCTTGTCGTGCAGCGCCTCAACCAGATGCCCGGCGTCACCTGCGCCATGCCTGAAGGCACCATCTATGCATTTCCAGACATCAGTGCGACCGGCATGACCTCGCAGCAAGCAGCCGACGCTCTGCTCGAGAAGGCCAATGTGGTCGTTGAATCCGGTGGTTTTTATGGCGCACTGGGTGACAAGCACGTTCGCGTCTGCTTCGGATCGCAAAGCTATGAGCGCATCGAAGAGGCCATGGATCGCATGGCCGGATTCTTCAACTCGCTCTAA
- a CDS encoding GntR family transcriptional regulator has product MSMAGELAPVSSRMTIADGVYQQLRDALMVGRFDPGQTLTISALATTFGTSHMPVREALRRLAAENALEVSSGGSARVPAVSVDRLDDLCRARVVIEGLATELAASRTTPAVLIELRTIVAEHEALSDEKHVYDMLDRNRAFHFAVYRQSGSEVLLQIIDSLWLRYGPYMRMLSTHIAPLLSTGLHEPFTMHHHEIIKAMERGDGAAAKAAMVADITDTLVLLRQLCERHVRR; this is encoded by the coding sequence ATGTCCATGGCTGGTGAATTAGCCCCGGTATCCTCGCGGATGACCATCGCCGATGGGGTCTACCAGCAATTGCGCGATGCGCTGATGGTCGGGCGATTCGATCCCGGCCAGACCCTCACCATTTCCGCCCTCGCGACTACATTCGGCACCAGTCACATGCCCGTCCGCGAGGCCCTGCGGCGTCTGGCGGCGGAAAATGCGCTTGAGGTGTCCTCCGGCGGCTCCGCGCGCGTACCCGCCGTGTCGGTGGATCGCCTAGACGATCTCTGCCGCGCCCGCGTCGTCATCGAAGGACTGGCCACCGAGCTAGCCGCGTCGCGCACCACGCCCGCTGTATTGATCGAACTGCGCACCATCGTCGCCGAACACGAGGCGCTCAGCGACGAGAAGCACGTCTACGACATGCTCGACCGCAACCGCGCCTTCCATTTCGCCGTCTATCGCCAGTCTGGCTCGGAAGTGCTGTTGCAGATCATCGACAGCCTGTGGCTGCGCTACGGGCCGTATATGCGCATGTTGTCCACCCACATCGCTCCCCTGCTCAGCACCGGCCTGCATGAGCCCTTCACCATGCATCACCACGAAATCATCAAGGCTATGGAACGTGGCGATGGCGCTGCCGCCAAGGCGGCAATGGTGGCCGACATCACCGATACGTTGGTGCTGCTGCGCCAGCTTTGCGAGCGCCACGTCCGCCGCTAA